The Caldisalinibacter kiritimatiensis genome includes the window TGAGATGGGTAGTGTAAAAAAATCTGTGCTTAGGTGAAAAACAAAACTCCTTTCTGGCAATAATTAACACTAGAAATCAAAACCAGAAAGGAGTTTTTCTATGTCAACATTACCAAGAGAAGTTTTAAGAGAAATGATTAAGGATGGTAACTTAAAAACAGCTGGAGATTTACATGAATATTTAAAAAATATGTTTAAAGATGCCCTACAAGAAATGCTAGAGGCAGAATTAGAGGTGGAATTAGGTTATGAAAAAGGAGATAGAACTAATAAGAGAACAGATAATAGAAGAAATGGTTATACTCAAAAGAAGGTAAAGACTAACTATGGAGATATGCAAATAAATATACCCAGAGATAGAAAAGGAGAATTTGAACCTGTAGTCGTTCCTAAAAATGTAAGAAACATCTCAGGTATAGAAGAACAAGTAATATCACTGTATGCAAGGGGTATGTCAACAAGGGATATACATGATCAATTAAAAGACATATACGGAATAGAAGTATCTGCTGAG containing:
- a CDS encoding IS256 family transposase; the encoded protein is MSTLPREVLREMIKDGNLKTAGDLHEYLKNMFKDALQEMLEAELEVELGYEKGDRTNKRTDNRRNGYTQKKVKTNYGDMQINIPRDRKGEFEPVVVPKNVRNISGIEEQVISLYARGMSTRDIHDQLKDIYGIEVSAE